From Bacteroidota bacterium, a single genomic window includes:
- a CDS encoding inorganic diphosphatase, producing the protein MNIDFQNPWHKVSIGANAPDRVNGIIEIPKNTRAKYELDKESGLLKMDRVIFSSMYYPANYGFIPQTYCDDKDPLDILVLSQIEIVPMCIVEAKVIGVMRMMDGGEMDDKIIAVAANDMSVNHIQDISELPEHFLRELRSFFEDYKKLENKTVVVEDFQNAAIAKDIIRQSISDYQALIHQTPINP; encoded by the coding sequence ATGAACATTGATTTTCAAAACCCTTGGCACAAAGTGTCTATCGGAGCCAACGCCCCCGACAGGGTCAACGGCATCATCGAAATCCCCAAAAATACCCGCGCCAAGTATGAATTGGACAAGGAATCGGGCTTGTTGAAGATGGATCGTGTGATCTTTTCCTCGATGTATTATCCTGCCAATTATGGCTTCATTCCGCAAACCTATTGTGATGACAAGGATCCGCTCGACATCTTGGTCCTTTCACAAATCGAAATCGTGCCCATGTGCATCGTCGAAGCCAAGGTCATCGGCGTCATGCGCATGATGGATGGTGGGGAAATGGACGACAAAATCATTGCCGTTGCCGCCAACGACATGAGCGTCAACCATATTCAAGACATTTCCGAACTGCCGGAGCATTTCTTGCGCGAACTCCGCAGCTTCTTTGAGGACTATAAAAAACTGGAAAACAAAACCGTCGTGGTCGAAGATTTCCAAAATGCCGCGATTGCCAAAGACATCATCCGCCAAAGCATCTCCGACTATCAGGCACTCATCCATCAAACGCCCATCAACCCTTGA
- a CDS encoding lipocalin family protein, with amino-acid sequence MKSFLFITTLLLASTMSLSAQKLETVPLVDLQKYAGKWYEIASYPLSFQRGCHCTTAEYTVTDKGYVIVENRCNRDSVNGKASYIKGKAFVTKNSGNAKLKVQFFWPFTGKYWIIELPEDYSYAVVSHPNRKYLWILSRTSKMDPVIYDGILARLKQKQFDLTRLQKTVQI; translated from the coding sequence ATGAAATCTTTCCTCTTTATCACCACGCTTTTATTGGCTTCCACCATGTCATTGTCCGCTCAAAAATTAGAAACCGTCCCATTGGTTGACTTGCAGAAGTATGCCGGCAAATGGTATGAAATCGCCTCGTATCCCCTGAGTTTCCAACGTGGATGCCACTGTACCACAGCCGAATACACCGTCACCGACAAGGGTTACGTGATCGTCGAAAATCGCTGCAACCGCGACTCAGTGAACGGCAAAGCCTCCTATATCAAAGGCAAAGCCTTCGTCACAAAAAATTCCGGCAACGCCAAGTTGAAAGTGCAATTCTTCTGGCCATTCACGGGCAAATACTGGATCATCGAACTCCCGGAAGACTACAGTTATGCCGTTGTGAGCCATCCCAACCGCAAATACCTCTGGATTTTGTCACGCACCTCCAAAATGGATCCTGTGATTTATGACGGAATTTTAGCGCGCCTCAAGCAAAAGCAATTTGACTTGACGCGCCTGCAAAAAACGGTTCAAATTTGA